The window TCGCCAAGATCAAGGCGAATACCCCCGATCCAGCTCTGTTATCCGACGCATTACTTGATCAGTTTTCCAAGGTTCCTGAAGGGCATACGATTTCAATCTCCGTCATTCGCGGCACCGGGACACGAGACCTGAAAGTCACGGCACAGCGGGTCTGCGCAGGCAAGGCCATTGTCGAAACAACGGGAGGCCTCGACCTGCAGAGCGATGCCCGCAATGTCGCCATCGGGACCGATACCATTGCCGGGATGCACAACGACGATGAACTCGCCCTCCTGCTGGGACACGAATACGGACACGTGATCGACCACCATCGCGACCTGCATAACGTCACGGCGATCCGCCAGCAGGAAGAGCAAGCCGATCTCCTGGGAATGGCGCTGGCCAAGTGCGCCGGTTACGATGTGGGGCGCGGGCTGCAGTTCTGGGTGCGCTTTCGCGAGCGTCCGTTCGGCTGGATCTTCTCTGACCCAACGCATGGGTCGGTCAAGGACCGCATCGCCCGGATGCGCGCAGCGCTGCCTGCCGTACAGTGCCCGCTGTCACGCTATGCGGACGGGACACTGCCGGCAGCGCAGATCGGTTATTCGCGCCCGACCGACGAATAGCTGAAGCCCAGCGCACGAACCGCGTCGGGCTTGTAGATGTTGCGCAAGTCCACCAGCACCGGCGCCTTGGCGAGTTGACGCACGCGCTGGAAGTCGAGCGCGCGGAACGCATCCCACTCGGTGGCGATCACCACCGCATCGGCCCCTTCGATCGCCTC of the Novosphingobium sp. 9 genome contains:
- a CDS encoding PDZ domain-containing protein, with translation MKSSSIKFIITLILISASTENGAHANNTEQQPWTILIHEYMNRVNIISWKLKNQAAGLCTRTSTDIGISTDNREAYQSKLWKQLYATVHMGEMPQVVSVAPDSPAARAGIQIGDNIAAIDGVPIAKIKANTPDPALLSDALLDQFSKVPEGHTISISVIRGTGTRDLKVTAQRVCAGKAIVETTGGLDLQSDARNVAIGTDTIAGMHNDDELALLLGHEYGHVIDHHRDLHNVTAIRQQEEQADLLGMALAKCAGYDVGRGLQFWVRFRERPFGWIFSDPTHGSVKDRIARMRAALPAVQCPLSRYADGTLPAAQIGYSRPTDE